TCGCGCGTCCATAAAACGTCCGGCCCAGGAAGAGGTAGAGGGCGGCGGTCATGGCGACGCCGACGACGCACGGGATGAGGTAGCGGAAGGCGATCCCCACGCCGCCGAACACGATCGACTTGCCGATGTACGCGGCCTGCACCAGCCGGTAATCGACTCCGAACTTCAGGCTCAGGCTGACTTCCAGGATGAAGAGAATCCCGAAGAAGAAGACGAGACCGCGCAGCGATTCTTCACCGCGGCGCTCGAAGCTCCCGTAGTAGACACGATAGACGGCGGCGCCGAGCAGGTAGAACACCGGCGTGAAGAGGATCCCCGCGAGGATCGGGTCGAGGCCGAACGCCTCGTTCATCACGTACGTGATGTACGCGCCGAGGACGAGGAAGGCGGGCTGAGCGATGTTGGCGATGTCGAGGAGGCCGAAGATGAGCCCGATGCCCAGGCTCACGGCGGCATAGAAGCCCCCCAGCAGCAGTCCGGCGACTACCGCGTTCGCCAGCAGGTCCCAGGAGAACAAGGGACGCGGGCTATTTCAGCGCGGCGGCGTACGGATAGACGATCTTCCCGGACGTGAGCTCGTCGGGATAGAGGACGGGCTTCTTGCCCGGCCCCCGGAATTGCTCCACGTCGTTGCCCTGAACCTTCTGGTACTGGACCATGAGCGTCCGTCCC
This window of the Candidatus Methylomirabilota bacterium genome carries:
- a CDS encoding branched-chain amino acid ABC transporter permease, translating into MFSWDLLANAVVAGLLLGGFYAAVSLGIGLIFGLLDIANIAQPAFLVLGAYITYVMNEAFGLDPILAGILFTPVFYLLGAAVYRVYYGSFERRGEESLRGLVFFFGILFILEVSLSLKFGVDYRLVQAAYIGKSIVFGGVGIAFRYLIPCVVGVAMTAALYLFLGRTFYGRAIMAVSQDQAALRLMGANPVQIKTIAFGIGIAAASLAGALLITITPVVPSSDRDYIGRMFAITVLGGMGSIGGTLVAGVILGVAESLMSTFFGPSWAPAVSFGILLLVLAVRPAGLFGR